Part of the Gracilimonas sp. genome is shown below.
CTCCCAATCTAACTTTGGAAAAGTTGACAGTTAATTTAGAGTCTCAAAGTCGTTAGATATCACATTGAATTCAATCCATTCTTGCAACCGAGTAGCTCTTTAGGTATCATCACGCACTTTATGGATTATTAAACCCTTAACCAATCTCTATAAACTATGGCAAACGGGAACCCAGCCACCACTAACGACTTCTTTGGACATCCGCGTGGCTTATCGACATTGTTTTTCACTGAATTATGGGAGCGCTTCAGTTATTACGGAATGCGCGCCCTTCTCGTACTTTTCATGACGGCAGAAGCGGTAGGAGGTAATCCCGGACTTGGATTCAGTGTAGGGGAAGCAGCCGCTATTTATGGTATTTACACCTTCTTCGTTTACGTACTTTCTCTTCCGGGCGGCTGGGTAGCCGATAATATATGGGGACAGAAAAAAGCTGTTTTTGTGGGTGGATGTATCATCGCAGCTGGTCACTTTAGCATGGCCGTGCCCACCACCACCTTTTTCTTTATTGGACTGGCATTAATTGTCGTCGGAACCGGGTTGCTGAAACCGAATGTAAGCTCCATGGTCGGCGATTTATACCCGGAAGGCGGAGCACGTCGTGATGCCGGGTTTTCCATTTTCTACATGGGAATTAACTTCGGTGCTATTTTAGGGCCCCTGCTTTGCGGACTGCTGGGTGAAGGCTACAACTGGCATTACGGATTCTCTCTGGCCGGTTTTGGAATGTTATTGGGACTGGTATCCTATAAAATAGGCGACAAATATCTGGAAGGTGCCGGCGACCTTGATGAAAGCTTTACCGATGAGCAGATTAAAAAACGTAGCAGACTTTTTTACGGAATATCATCATTCCTTGCTGCTGCAGTTGTAATCTTTGGATTCCTGCAAAGTTCAGGCGCCATCAACGTAGCTCTTGAAGCACTTGCTCAGAACCTGGGTATTGTGGCGGTAATCATTACGCTTATTTTCTTTATCTACATCATTTTCTTTGGCGGGCACACCCAACAGGAAAAGAAAAGACTGGGTGTTATTTTCTGGCTGTTTATCCTGGCTGCATTGTTTTGGAGTGGTTTTGAGCAGGCGGGTTCTTCTCTTAACCTATTTGCGGCCGATTTAACTGATCGTGCTGCCGGTCCGAGTGAATTTTTAGGTGGAATGGGATCACTGATACTCACTCTTATTCTGGCTGTTCCCATCGGCTGGTATGCTTTCAAAACCTTTAAGCGGGAAGACCTTTGGGTTATGGCAAAAGTGGCTGTCGCTGTTTCCAGTGTTGGCTTGCTTGCCTTTTTCTACTGGTTATTTACACAAATAGGTAATGGGTGGATTATCCCGGCAAGTACCCTCCAGCTCATTAACCCAACCTTTATCGTAATTTTCGCCCCTATTTTTGGGATGCTCTGGACCTGGCTGGCTTCCAGAAAAGCCAACCCTTCCATTCCGGTTAAATTCGGACTTGGATTGTTAGGCCTTGCCGCCGGTTTCTTTGTGCTTTCATGGGGATCTGCCAATGCTTCATCAACCAGCCTGGTTTCTCCGGCTTGGTTAATTGTAACTTACTTCCTGCATACCGTTGGTGAGCTTTGCCTGTCGCCGGTTGGACTTTCTTCCATGACAAAGCTGGCTCCCAAAAACCGTGTATCTCAGATGATGGGAATCTGGTTTGTGGCTACAGCTCTCGGTAACCTGATGGCCGGACTTGTTGCAGGTCAGCTCGAGAACCTGGCGCCATCCGGTCTCTTCCAGATGGTTGCACTGATTGTTGGAGGTGGTGGTATTGTTGCCCTTCTTGCAGCACCACCGGTTCAGAAATTGATGGGGGATATCGAATAGAACCCTGAAACAAGACGTTATTCAAAAAGGCTTCTTCAATTGAGGAAGCCTTTTTTATTTAGCGATCATCTGCCCAGGCGATGGTTGCTTTTACTGCCCGCTTCCAGCCCCTGGTTAATTTTTCAACTTCAGCCGGGTCTTTCTGACGATTGAATTTTTTATCTGCCTTCCACAGCTCACGGATTTCTTCGATGTCTTCCCAAAAGCCTACGGCCAGTCCTGCAAGATAAGCGGCTCCTAATGCTGTGGTTTCGGTTACCTCCGGTCGGATAACTGGAACCCCTTGCAGAAGATCACTTTGAAATTGCATCAGAGTATCATTTGCGGTAGCTCCACCATCAACCCGCAATTCCTTTACCTCGATTCCGGAATCGGCTTTCATTGCATGTAACAAATCCAATACCTGATAAGCGATCGCGTCCTGGGCGGCCCGTGCCAAATGAGAACGGTTGGTGCCGCGGGTCATCCCCACCATCATACCCCGGGCATGTTGTTTCCAGTATGGAGCGCCAAGTCCGGCAAAAGCAGGCACCAGATATACTCCACCGGAATCTTCCACTTTATTCGCCAGGTACTCAATGTCTTTGGCTTCCTGAATAATGCCCAGCTCATCCCGCAACCATTGCACTACTGCTCCACCAATAAACACCGAGCCTTCCAGTGCATAATTAATTTTCCCATTCACTTTCCAGGCCACGGTGGTAAGCAGGTTATTCTCGGACTGCACCGGTTTTTCTCCAACGTTCATGAGCATAAAACAGCCCGTTCCATAGGTATTTTTAACCATTCCCGGTTCCGTACACATTTGCCCAAACAGGGCCGCTTGCTGATCCCCCGCAATTCCGGCAATTGGAATAGTGCTTGAAAAAAGGCTGGCTTTAGTCTCCCCATACACTTCACTTGAATCCCTTACTTCCGCCAGCATGTTTTTAGGGATGTTCATGAGTTTCAGCAATTCATCATCCCACTGCATGGAATGAATATTGAACAGCATGGTTCTGGAAGCATTACTGACATCGGTGATATGCAAAGCTCCTTGGGTAAATTTCCAAATCAGCCAGGTGTCGATGGTTCCGAATGCGAGTTCTCCACGTTCTGCTTTATCGCGGGCTCCTTCAACATGGTCAAGTATCCACTTTATTTTGGTGGCTGAGAAATAAGAATCGACGATCAGGCCGGTTTTCTCCTGAATCATATCTGCGTGGCCGGCTTCGACCAGGCTGTCGCAGTAATCGGAGGTCCGGCGGTCTTGCCACACAATCGCATTGTAGATCGGCTTTCCGCTTTCACGGTCCCAAACCACCGTCGTTTCTCTCTGATTGGTGATCCCGATTCCGGCAATAGCTTTTCCATTCACTCCGGCTGAAGCAACCGCTTCAGCTGCCACCCCCGCCTGTGTTGACCAAATTTCCAAAGCATCGTGCTCAACCCAGCCCGGTTCAGGATAAATCTGCCTGAATTCTTTTTGGGCTACGGAAACAATCTCTCCTTTCTTGTTAAAAAGCATAGCCCTTGAACTGGTGGTGCCCTGATCCAATGCTAATACAAATTGCTCCATACCGATACCGGTTTGTTAATTAGTTACGAGCGGTGGCAAACCCCTGGGCAAAACCAATCCCGATAAAAAACGACTCCCGTTCAAACTCATAGCCGGCGTTGAGATCCAGCTGGGCTCCATCATTTACCACAAGCGCCAACCCGGCTTCTGCATAATGCAGGTTGGTGTTGTTTCCGTCATAGATTCCGGCATAACCCGCATACGCACTTAAATTTTGTTGATTTGGGAAGCTAAATCCCGGAGTCAGTGTAAACAACCAATTATCGCTGAGGTCTCCAACCCCAAAAGTATAACCCAGGTTCGATGAAATACTCAGGTTATTTGTTAAGGATTGGTCGCCCACGAGGAACAGAGTGGGTACTATTTCATCGTTCGTAAATGCAGACGCCCCCACCGGCACGCTGATTTTACCGATGGTTGAAATCCTCGTCTGTCCATCCTCAGCCTCATATAACTTATACTTCGCAGCAAGGCCTAAATCCTGAAAACCTGAATTAACGGCATCGGTCCGGTCAAAGTATTGGGTGGAATAGGAATTCAGCAAGGCTCTAAGTTCAAGGTTCTCCATCACCCCAAAGCGCAACAGCATTTGCCCGATGTCAAACTGATTGACGGCATTCCCCGTTGAAAGCTGAACGCCCGTTTCCAGGCCAAAAACTCCGGCTTCTACCACATAAGAGCCATTGCCAATACCCGGCCTGTCGGGGGTGTAATTTTCCTGGGCGAAAATATAATTGGAAGTTAGTAATGTTGTTAGTATTACAAACGCTGATTTTAGGTTAAAAAAGCTTGAGATAAATTTATCCATTGTTCAGGTGAAAGTTCGTAAGTAAGATATTCCATCACTTATTAAATCCAGAAGATTTGGGATATCATCATCTGTTTTTTCATTAGCATGAAATAAATCATAAACACTTGGGTGAAAAATATTTACTGAAATTACCTCCGAGAAGACTATTCCAATCTCAAAATCACTCGACTCAAATCCATCAAGTTGCCCTTTAATTTCATCCTCAACTTTGGCTGTTATTTCTTCATAGTAATTTGTGAATATAAGTTCTTTATTGTTATCTCTATAACCACTCAAATATGGGATTAATTTGAATGATTTTGTGTCAAAATTAGGAGATACAAAATTGTTTGATACAAATCCCACATAAACCTTATCAGATCTTAGTGTTACTGAAACTAATTTAGCCTCTTTTAGAGCTTTCATTAAAAGAATTTCTATCGCATCGTTGTCTTCATAAATTAACTGACCAATCCTTTCTTCTTTTGTGGTCAAAAAGTTGGTGTATTTTCCAAATAAATACCCTATAAAAAGTGTTGAGAAGACTGGGAGTGAATAGCTAATGTTGATAAAATCATCCCAACGTTCAATAATACTTGGAAATCCTTCTAAAATATAGAGATATAATAAATATGCTGGAATAAAAAGTAACGTTCCCCAAACTCCTGACAATAAGAAAAGTTCTTGATTGCTATATCTATAAATTTTAAAACTATAGTACTGAGATGTTTTTATAAATATAAAACCACTGAGCAGTGGCAATATCAGTAACCCGTATGATGTACCAGTCAAATTTTATTGTTTTTTTCGACTTCTTCTCGACTTTATACTTTTTACAAGATTAGAATCCTTGAGCTCTTTAATTTGTTTTTGAGCAGAACCACTCGTAATAATATCCTTAGGATTTGCATAAACTGCTCCCTTCTTAGTGTAATGCAACTTCGGATAGTATTTTCGTGTAGTTTCTTTCTTTGCAAGCATACTTAATTATATGTAATTAGCTTGTTGTATCCAAAAGAACGAATAAATGAATAAAAAAATTTCAGAAAAAACACCAATAGCTGCTATAGCTACACCGGTTGGCGAAGGCGGAATTGCTGTCATCCGGGTTTCCGGCAAAGATGCTATTGCATTGGTAAATAAGGCTTTTAAAGGCAAAGACCTAACAAAACCGGACTCCCACACCGTTCATTTCGGGAAGATCATGAACAGTAAAGGACTGCCTGTGGATGAGGTGCTGGTGACTCTGTTTCATTCCCCAAAATCATACACCGGTGAAGAGGCAGTAGAAATATCCTGTCACGGCGGTGTGTTGGTTACACAGTCGGTACTCGAAACCATTTTAGCTCTCGGGGTGAAATCGGCCGAACCCGGAGAATTTACCCAACGCGCTTTCCTGAATGGCAAACTGGATCTGGATCAGGCCGAAGCCGTAGCCGACCTCATACATGCCAAAAGCTCAAAAGCGGTGGATGCCGCCCACCAGCAGCTGGAAGGGCGCTTGGGTGAACATATCAAAAGTTTCCGGCAGCAAATTATTGATGCCACCGCCATGGTGGAACTCGAGCTCGACTTTATAGAGGAGGATGTAGAGTTTGCCAACAAAGAACAGCTTCAAAAACTACTGGAAGAGCTGGATGCCGAAATCACGGAGCTCCTTGAGACCTATGAAACCGGACGATTGGTGAAAGATGGCGTTAAAACGGTACTCATAGGTCGGCCCAATGCCGGGAAGTCCACCTTACTGAATACCCTGGTGGGAAGTGACCGGGCTATTGTGACCGAAATTGCCGGAACCACCCGCGACACCATCGATGCCGACTGGAGTTACGACGGATTATTATTCAAGCTCATTGACACCGCCGGACTCCGGGAAACCGAAGATGTTGTGGAGGCGGAAGGGGTAAAACGCTCCCAAAAGGCTTTTGAACAGGCCGACTTAGTGATTTACCTGAAAGATTTATCTCAACCTTTCTCAGAAACTGAGCGGAAGGAAATTGCGGATTTTCAATCCCGGGCAAAAGATACTCCCTTTATCCTCATTGGCACCAAAGCAGATATTGAAGCAGAGCAGGAATGGCGCACCGAATTTGATTTAAAGATTTCGGCCCTGGAGGGAGAGCGCATCAAAGAACTTAAGCAGCTGCTTAAAGACCGCGCGTTGGAGAACAAGCATTACGATGCCTCCAGCCTGCTTGTCACCTCTACCCGCCACCGCGATGCTCTCCAAAAAACCAAAGATCATGTGCAATCCGCTCTGCGAGCTTTGGATCTGGGCATGACCGGCGACTTTTTGTCCATAGATTTAAGGGCGGCATTGAAAGAGCTGGGAACCATTACCGGAGAAATTACCAATGAAGATGTGCTGGATTCTATTTTCTCCCGGTTTTGTATCGGGAAGTAGTAAATGCTTTCTTTTAACTCAACTCACACCAGAGCAAATTATTACAACGACAATGATCTATTTTACATATACTTATCCATATTTAATTAACTTGTTTATCTTATAAAACCATCATATAAATCGTGCAATTATGAGAAGTGAAAGAGTTTTTAAAGATCGAAGGAGAAATGCTTACTTAGTCGTATTGGGTCTGATACTTTTGTTTTGGGGTGTATCAAAATTTCAAAGTGATAGTACTGAATCCCAAGATCCAAAAATTCAGGCTGCTAATAATGAACTCCCTGAAAAGAGAACAGCATTTACTCAAACAAACGAGTCAATAAGATTGAATCTTATGGTTGAATTAAGAGAAGATGCAACAGTGGGTGAAAGAGCTGAAATTTGGATAAAGAACATGGGTTCATGGTACTTGAATAATAAATATGATTCTAATGACCAGATTAATAAGTTTGGTTCAGTATCTACTACTACTCCCAATCTTGAAGTTGGAAAGAATCTTAAATTGTATTTCTATCCTGATGGAAGAGATAAAAATGAGATAGCGTTAGATTTTAAACTTTCTTCAGAATTCTGTTCACAAGGATGTGCGAGAGATGCTTTGAGAATTTCTGTTTTCAATAACAAAGTAACTTTTTTCGGCTTGCCTATTAAAGAAGCTCACGGTGATATTGAAATAGAAAAGAACCGATAATTTGGTTCACATTTTTCAGATCAAGTAAGCCCTTTCTAACATCCAACCTTTCAGCTATTCCGTATTATCATCCACTGTTCATCCATTCAATAATAGATCAATGAGATTAGTCATAATGCTGCTGGCGCTTACCGTAACATTCGGCTGTGCCAAAGAAAAAGACCGGGTTAATTATTTACGTCAGGGCTATAAGCTTTTGGATAAGGATAAGTTTCCGGAAGCCGAAACGGCTTTTACAAACGCTTTGAAATCCGGCTATGATTACAACAAAGCCTACATTGGGTTAAGCCTGACCAAAACCCGCAGTTTTCCAGAAGACAGTGCAGCCTATTATGTACAGAACTTTAAGGACGCTATTCCCCTGTTGGATAATGCCATTGAGGCCGACCCCAACAACCCATACGGATATGCGCTGAGAGGAGAAGCCAAGTTATATTCTTATGACTACAAGGGAGCTATTCGCGATTATGAGAAGCTGGTAACCATGGCACCGGCCAATCCCGGTGGTTTCTTCTTTTTGGGCAAAGCCAAGTTTGAAAACGGTGATTTTCAGGGAGCCATCAATACCCTCTCGTATGCTATCGGACTCGATTCTACTCTTTCCCAATCATTTTATATGCGGGCACAGGCCAACGACAGTTTGGGCAATTACAACGAAGCCATTTCTGATTATAATTTTTCTACAAGATTGGATTCCGGCAATACCGAAGTATTCATCAACCGGGGCAAAACCTTCCTTCAGCTTAATGAAAACGGCAGCGCCTGCTCTAATTTCACCACGGCAAAACAGCTGGGAAGTGACACTGCTGATGAGCTGCTTCGGGATCATTGTAAATAACCGAAATAGAGAGTTTTTGCCAGTTTGAAGCCATTTGGTATTTAAAAAGGGGGTGACTATACTAATCAGATAGTATAATTAACTTATCCCGTGATGAAAAAAGCACTCTTTCTGTTTCTATTGTTTTTATTGGCAGGAATAACGGCGGAAG
Proteins encoded:
- a CDS encoding peptide MFS transporter, with protein sequence MANGNPATTNDFFGHPRGLSTLFFTELWERFSYYGMRALLVLFMTAEAVGGNPGLGFSVGEAAAIYGIYTFFVYVLSLPGGWVADNIWGQKKAVFVGGCIIAAGHFSMAVPTTTFFFIGLALIVVGTGLLKPNVSSMVGDLYPEGGARRDAGFSIFYMGINFGAILGPLLCGLLGEGYNWHYGFSLAGFGMLLGLVSYKIGDKYLEGAGDLDESFTDEQIKKRSRLFYGISSFLAAAVVIFGFLQSSGAINVALEALAQNLGIVAVIITLIFFIYIIFFGGHTQQEKKRLGVIFWLFILAALFWSGFEQAGSSLNLFAADLTDRAAGPSEFLGGMGSLILTLILAVPIGWYAFKTFKREDLWVMAKVAVAVSSVGLLAFFYWLFTQIGNGWIIPASTLQLINPTFIVIFAPIFGMLWTWLASRKANPSIPVKFGLGLLGLAAGFFVLSWGSANASSTSLVSPAWLIVTYFLHTVGELCLSPVGLSSMTKLAPKNRVSQMMGIWFVATALGNLMAGLVAGQLENLAPSGLFQMVALIVGGGGIVALLAAPPVQKLMGDIE
- the glpK gene encoding glycerol kinase GlpK, which codes for MEQFVLALDQGTTSSRAMLFNKKGEIVSVAQKEFRQIYPEPGWVEHDALEIWSTQAGVAAEAVASAGVNGKAIAGIGITNQRETTVVWDRESGKPIYNAIVWQDRRTSDYCDSLVEAGHADMIQEKTGLIVDSYFSATKIKWILDHVEGARDKAERGELAFGTIDTWLIWKFTQGALHITDVSNASRTMLFNIHSMQWDDELLKLMNIPKNMLAEVRDSSEVYGETKASLFSSTIPIAGIAGDQQAALFGQMCTEPGMVKNTYGTGCFMLMNVGEKPVQSENNLLTTVAWKVNGKINYALEGSVFIGGAVVQWLRDELGIIQEAKDIEYLANKVEDSGGVYLVPAFAGLGAPYWKQHARGMMVGMTRGTNRSHLARAAQDAIAYQVLDLLHAMKADSGIEVKELRVDGGATANDTLMQFQSDLLQGVPVIRPEVTETTALGAAYLAGLAVGFWEDIEEIRELWKADKKFNRQKDPAEVEKLTRGWKRAVKATIAWADDR
- a CDS encoding tetratricopeptide repeat protein; the protein is MRLVIMLLALTVTFGCAKEKDRVNYLRQGYKLLDKDKFPEAETAFTNALKSGYDYNKAYIGLSLTKTRSFPEDSAAYYVQNFKDAIPLLDNAIEADPNNPYGYALRGEAKLYSYDYKGAIRDYEKLVTMAPANPGGFFFLGKAKFENGDFQGAINTLSYAIGLDSTLSQSFYMRAQANDSLGNYNEAISDYNFSTRLDSGNTEVFINRGKTFLQLNENGSACSNFTTAKQLGSDTADELLRDHCK
- the mnmE gene encoding tRNA uridine-5-carboxymethylaminomethyl(34) synthesis GTPase MnmE; translated protein: MSEKTPIAAIATPVGEGGIAVIRVSGKDAIALVNKAFKGKDLTKPDSHTVHFGKIMNSKGLPVDEVLVTLFHSPKSYTGEEAVEISCHGGVLVTQSVLETILALGVKSAEPGEFTQRAFLNGKLDLDQAEAVADLIHAKSSKAVDAAHQQLEGRLGEHIKSFRQQIIDATAMVELELDFIEEDVEFANKEQLQKLLEELDAEITELLETYETGRLVKDGVKTVLIGRPNAGKSTLLNTLVGSDRAIVTEIAGTTRDTIDADWSYDGLLFKLIDTAGLRETEDVVEAEGVKRSQKAFEQADLVIYLKDLSQPFSETERKEIADFQSRAKDTPFILIGTKADIEAEQEWRTEFDLKISALEGERIKELKQLLKDRALENKHYDASSLLVTSTRHRDALQKTKDHVQSALRALDLGMTGDFLSIDLRAALKELGTITGEITNEDVLDSIFSRFCIGK
- a CDS encoding transporter — translated: MDKFISSFFNLKSAFVILTTLLTSNYIFAQENYTPDRPGIGNGSYVVEAGVFGLETGVQLSTGNAVNQFDIGQMLLRFGVMENLELRALLNSYSTQYFDRTDAVNSGFQDLGLAAKYKLYEAEDGQTRISTIGKISVPVGASAFTNDEIVPTLFLVGDQSLTNNLSISSNLGYTFGVGDLSDNWLFTLTPGFSFPNQQNLSAYAGYAGIYDGNNTNLHYAEAGLALVVNDGAQLDLNAGYEFERESFFIGIGFAQGFATARN